One genomic region from Xenopus laevis strain J_2021 chromosome 2L, Xenopus_laevis_v10.1, whole genome shotgun sequence encodes:
- the LOC121399720 gene encoding uncharacterized protein LOC121399720, producing MAMLYDDPDRASSADSAIRKLRQGKRVIEEYCTEFHRWSVETGWNDTALRSQFRVGLSSPVKNSLVNFPPSSTLDDLMRLAIQIDRRQRERRAEEDIVFPTTCIDESPTPSFPNPQGEPMQLGATRLSSEERARRRSLGLCMYCGDKGHFLKNCPKRPGNSQNLCGEGKLHLGREISSSQFASKNLVPVVLSWPGGSVTVSALVDSGAGGNFLDAAFAERYNIPLNPLTPPMRISAIDKSPLGSGLVTQKSKALSMCVNNMHYEKLAFHILDGSSSPLILGLPWLQVHNPHIDWVTGEVIQWGSKCQDSCLASTLMVAGTSLEKLPSVEHSSKSCSGVRSSLSAVPSAQKRAVVKSHREVPKFQVGDLVWLSTGNIKLKIPALKQGPKVIGPYPIVEIVNPTSVRLELPEIFLLSNLFHVSVLKPAIQVHQQSCPTSVLVKSLVKSDARVDHLRRQSYSRSPETGCTVNWSESEEPAEQVVLQSQPSKLHSRDVSLMEQFKIMLRTELDITTKRITTSLSKEIKEISKRTDTLEHRLDDATTVLEGHETEIDSLCYQLQELQDKMEDMENRSHRGNIRIRGFSESYKNLESDITEFFSILVPHLPSSRMEIDRIHRALGRPPQEGNPRDVILKLHYYTTKETIMQAA from the exons atggccatgttatacgatgacccggatcgtgctagtTCTGCCGACTCCGCTATTCGTAAACTCCGTCAAGGGAAAAGAgttattgaggagtattgtactgaattccaccgctggtcagttgagacggggtggaatgatacagctcttcgtagtcaattcCGGGTGGGTCTTTCTAGCCCTGTCAAAAATAGCCTGGTTAATTTCCCTCCTTCTTCCACGTTGGATGACCTCATGAGGTTAGCcattcaaattgataggaggcaaagggaaagaCGAGCTGAGGAGGATATAGTTTTCCCTACTACATGTATTGACGAGTCTCCAACTCCCTCGtttcctaaccctcagggggaacccatgcaattgggggctacacgCCTGTCTTCCGAGGAAAGGGCCCGTaggcgatccctgggtctatgcatgtattgtggggataaggggcatttccttaaaa attgtcccaagaggcctggaaattctcaaaacctttgtggagaagggaagctccatttgggtagagagatttcctcttcccaattcgcctcaaaaaacttagtacctgtagttttatcctggcctgggggttctgTTACAGTTTCGGCCTTAGTGGATTCGggggctgggggaaattttttagatgctgccttcgcagaaaggtataatattccccttaatcccctcacacctcctatgaggatttctgctattgataaaagcccactggggtcaggtttggtaacccaaaaatccaaagcattatccatgtgtgtgaacaatatgcattatgaaaaattagcttttcacattCTTGATGGTTCCTCGTCcccgttaattctggggttaccatggctacaggtgcacaacccccacattgattgggtaactggggaggttattcagtggggttccaagtgccaagattcatgtctagcttccactctGATGGTAGCTGGTACTTCCTtagagaaactcccttctgttgaGCATAGCTCTAAGTCTTGTTCTGGGGTACGTAGTTCCCTATCAGCAGTTCCATCCGCTCAAAAAAGAGCAGTAGTTAAGTCCCATAGGGAGGTACccaaatttcaggttggggacttggtttggttatccacagggaatattaaGCTTAAAATTCCAGCTCTTAAGCAGGGGCCCAAAGTTATAGGCccataccctattgtggaaattgtgaacccaacctctgtccgccttgagttacctgagatatttctgttatctaacctgtttcatgtttctgtgttaaaaccagccatacaggtccaccaACAATCATGTCCTACTTCAGTGTTGGTGAAAAGTCTGGTCAAGTCTGATGCCAGGGTAGACCACCTTAGGAGACAGTCTTATtccaggtctcctg AAACTGGTTGCACAGTAAACTGGTCTGAGTCAGAGGAACCTGCCGAACAAGTAGTATTGCAATCTCAGCCTTCTAAACTTCATTCAAGAGATGTCTCGTTAATGGAACAATTCAAAATAATGTTGCGTACGGAACTAGATATAACTACAAAGAGAATTACTACTTCTTTATCAAAGGaaattaaagaaatcagcaaaagaACAGATACCCTAGAGCACAGACTAGATGATGCAACAACAGTCCTGGAGGGTCATGAAACAGAAATAGATTCTTTATGCTATCAACTTCAAGAACTACAGGATAAAATGGAAGACATGGAAAATAGATCACACCGAGGAAATATCAGAATCAGAGGCTTTTCAGAGTCCTATAAAAATTTGGAATCTGACATTactgaatttttttccattctcgTTCCACACCTTCCATCATCTAGAATGGAAATTGACAGAATACATAGAGCATTGGGAAGACCACCTCAAGAAGGCAATCCCAGAGATGTGATTCTAAAGCTTCATTATTATACAACAAAGGAAACAATAATGCAAGCAGCATGA